In one window of Chryseobacterium viscerum DNA:
- the nhaA gene encoding Na+/H+ antiporter NhaA, with protein sequence MNLSLYFKKFFKNSQSSGIILIFCVLVSLLIANSSAAENFQHFLDKEVGIHLFGLEYPVSIWINDGLMAVFFLLVGLEIKRELVEGELSSFKNASLPIFAAVGGMLVPAAIYSIFNTGTEYSNGWGIPMATDIAFSLAIISMLGKKIPNSIKIFLAALAIVDDLGAILVIAIFYTDQIHWSYLLLSFGVTALLFILNFLKVTKTIFYIIPGLFLWYFLHHSGIHATIAGVLLAFSIPTNASNVEISPLEKLEHQLHIPVSFLIMPIFALTNTNITFSSEMVAGVTSTLGLGIICGLVLGKLIGINLFSLIAIKLKLSSLPQNSNWLQMIGVGLLAGIGFTMSIFIALLSFKGEIPIQDEAKFAILIASFIAAIAGFTILSISSKENPELEEN encoded by the coding sequence ATGAATTTATCTCTATATTTTAAAAAATTTTTCAAAAACAGCCAGTCTTCAGGAATTATTCTTATTTTCTGTGTATTGGTCTCATTGCTTATTGCCAATTCATCAGCTGCAGAAAACTTCCAGCATTTTTTAGACAAGGAAGTGGGCATCCATCTTTTTGGACTGGAATACCCTGTCAGCATCTGGATCAATGACGGATTGATGGCAGTATTCTTCCTTCTGGTAGGCCTTGAAATAAAACGGGAACTTGTAGAAGGTGAACTTTCATCCTTTAAAAATGCTTCGCTTCCCATTTTTGCTGCTGTAGGCGGAATGCTTGTTCCGGCAGCGATTTACAGTATTTTCAATACCGGAACAGAATATAGCAATGGCTGGGGAATTCCTATGGCTACAGATATTGCTTTTTCACTGGCGATTATTTCGATGCTGGGGAAAAAGATTCCCAATTCTATTAAAATATTTTTAGCGGCATTGGCTATTGTAGATGATCTTGGAGCTATTCTTGTGATTGCAATTTTCTATACTGACCAAATTCACTGGAGCTATCTCCTATTGTCTTTTGGAGTAACTGCCCTGCTGTTTATTTTAAATTTTTTAAAAGTCACCAAAACTATCTTTTATATTATTCCGGGACTGTTTTTATGGTATTTCCTTCATCACTCCGGAATTCATGCTACCATAGCAGGTGTGTTACTTGCATTTTCAATACCTACCAACGCTTCCAATGTAGAAATATCACCATTGGAAAAGCTGGAGCATCAGCTTCACATTCCGGTAAGCTTTCTGATCATGCCTATATTTGCTTTGACGAATACCAATATTACTTTTTCCAGTGAAATGGTTGCCGGCGTTACAAGTACATTAGGATTGGGAATTATTTGCGGTTTGGTATTGGGTAAGCTGATTGGTATCAATCTGTTTTCACTGATTGCTATCAAATTAAAACTTAGTTCTCTGCCTCAAAACAGTAACTGGCTTCAAATGATTGGCGTAGGTCTGCTGGCCGGAATTGGATTTACCATGTCCATTTTTATTGCACTGCTTTCCTTTAAAGGAGAAATTCCTATTCAGGATGAAGCAAAATTTGCTATTTTGATTGCTTCCTTTATAGCTGCTATTGCAGGATTTACCATATTAAGTATAAGTTCAAAAGAAAATCCTGAACTGGAAGAGAATTAA
- a CDS encoding YihY/virulence factor BrkB family protein, with translation MSVKVPRFILKIQEFFDSIHIPVLGISLWQMFQIYISGIFKGKIGRKAAAISWSFTISLFPFILFLLSVLPYMPHYDKLQFYIFDVLMHNVFPSNMEGDVRGYIESNIIPNMRGISNLTIVLALIFATNGTFSLINGFNENTDEKLSDVKEFILSFFITIGFITIVFLALFGVYYVEVVMKLFTPAYDISWLVDNLSSIIGFVSFPLFYFILLTLFYWLGTVKITRFRQAVPGAILTTILFVVTTYIFAIYVKDIARYNVLYGSIGSMILLMVWVNVNVYLLLFGNELNMAIRKLRIEKLLSDEIQRETIHYHTQITEPDFDGDEEHKRKLETRKKD, from the coding sequence ATGAGTGTAAAGGTTCCCAGATTTATTTTGAAGATTCAAGAGTTTTTTGACAGCATCCATATTCCTGTTTTGGGAATATCGCTTTGGCAGATGTTTCAGATCTATATTTCGGGGATTTTCAAAGGGAAAATAGGAAGAAAAGCGGCCGCTATTTCTTGGAGTTTTACCATAAGTTTGTTTCCGTTTATCCTTTTTTTGCTTTCCGTTTTGCCTTATATGCCGCATTATGATAAACTGCAGTTCTATATTTTTGATGTACTGATGCATAATGTTTTTCCTTCAAATATGGAAGGAGATGTAAGGGGATATATAGAAAGCAATATTATCCCCAATATGAGAGGGATCAGTAACCTGACCATTGTTCTGGCCCTTATTTTTGCCACGAATGGTACATTTTCCCTGATCAATGGTTTTAATGAAAATACAGATGAAAAACTGAGTGATGTAAAGGAATTTATTCTTTCATTTTTTATCACAATAGGCTTTATCACCATTGTTTTTTTAGCTCTTTTCGGGGTATATTATGTGGAGGTTGTAATGAAGCTTTTTACACCGGCTTATGATATTTCCTGGTTGGTGGATAACCTTTCCAGTATTATTGGATTTGTCTCTTTTCCTCTTTTTTACTTTATCCTTCTGACTTTATTTTACTGGTTGGGAACCGTGAAAATTACACGATTCCGTCAGGCGGTTCCGGGGGCTATTTTAACCACGATACTCTTCGTCGTTACTACTTACATCTTTGCTATTTATGTAAAGGATATTGCCCGGTATAACGTTCTTTACGGATCCATCGGAAGTATGATTCTGCTGATGGTTTGGGTGAATGTAAATGTATATCTGCTTTTATTCGGAAATGAACTGAATATGGCCATCAGAAAGCTCAGAATTGAAAAACTGCTGTCTGATGAAATTCAGAGAGAAACCATACACTATCATACCCAGATTACGGAACCTGACTTCGATGGTGATGAAGAGCATAAGAGAAAACTGGAAACCCGAAAGAAAGATTAA
- a CDS encoding 23S rRNA (pseudouridine(1915)-N(3))-methyltransferase RlmH → MRISLLCIGKTDDKEITSLINYYLNRLPKHWNFEITEIPDVKNAKNLSPDLLKKEEAKLFLNHIDKNDLVVILDEKGKQFTSREFSQKIDTWMNSSVKKVHILIGGAYGFSEEIYGRANEKMSLSKMTFTHQMIRLFIVEQLYRADQILQGKPYHND, encoded by the coding sequence ATGCGAATCAGTTTACTTTGTATCGGTAAAACAGACGATAAAGAAATTACGTCTTTAATTAATTATTATCTCAACCGTTTACCTAAACACTGGAATTTTGAAATCACTGAAATCCCGGATGTTAAAAATGCTAAAAACCTATCTCCTGATCTTCTTAAAAAGGAAGAAGCCAAATTGTTTTTAAATCATATCGACAAAAACGATCTGGTAGTGATTCTTGATGAAAAAGGGAAACAGTTTACCAGCCGTGAATTTTCGCAGAAAATTGATACCTGGATGAATTCTTCTGTAAAAAAAGTACATATCCTGATTGGGGGCGCTTATGGCTTTTCTGAAGAGATTTACGGCAGGGCAAATGAAAAAATGTCTTTATCCAAAATGACCTTTACCCACCAGATGATCCGTCTGTTTATTGTAGAACAGCTTTACCGTGCTGATCAGATTTTACAGGGTAAGCCTTATCATAACGATTAA
- a CDS encoding tRNA (cytidine(34)-2'-O)-methyltransferase, whose protein sequence is MLNIVLVEPEIPNNTGNIGRLCVGTESRLHLVHPFGFVINDKNLKRSGLDYWVHLDVSEYANVEEWIQQIPDRSRVFMMSSRAEKSYLETDFQDGDWLVFGKESVGLSKEILDRFENHLTIPMSKLIRSFNIANSVAFVVGEAKRQIGLK, encoded by the coding sequence ATGTTGAATATTGTTCTTGTAGAACCCGAAATACCGAATAACACAGGAAATATCGGAAGATTATGTGTAGGAACCGAAAGCAGATTACACCTGGTTCACCCATTTGGATTTGTAATTAATGATAAAAACCTGAAGCGTTCCGGACTGGATTACTGGGTACATCTCGATGTTTCTGAATATGCAAATGTTGAAGAATGGATTCAACAGATCCCTGATAGGTCCCGTGTTTTTATGATGAGTTCACGTGCTGAAAAATCATATCTGGAAACCGATTTTCAGGATGGGGATTGGTTGGTGTTCGGAAAAGAGAGTGTAGGCCTGAGCAAAGAGATTCTGGACCGTTTTGAAAATCATCTTACAATTCCTATGTCAAAACTGATCAGGAGCTTTAATATTGCCAATTCCGTTGCTTTTGTAGTGGGTGAGGCAAAAAGGCAGATTGGACTGAAATAG
- a CDS encoding tetratricopeptide repeat protein: MKKTLLLVTSLCFSLNFYAQDKKLAEDCFNKADYKCAEEQYLKLAEKEQIQKFQSEYYDYLGTAQRRLGKTIQAFKSYDSALKANPMSVSVYVNLSSLYSQKGNKAKALEYVEKGLKVNPETPDLYLTRSKIYDSQGKKDLAIKDLNQILAFAPDNIFAKTGLANLKKNNGDLDGALKDYNTLISEKPESLLYNGRADVYFKMKKYKEALTDANKAISIDPKFAQSYVSKAMILLDTSKLKEACTNLDKAVALGYEKALLTDSYAKCGKK; the protein is encoded by the coding sequence ATGAAAAAAACTTTATTATTAGTAACTTCCCTTTGTTTTTCTCTTAATTTCTATGCTCAGGATAAAAAACTGGCAGAGGACTGTTTTAATAAAGCTGATTATAAGTGTGCCGAAGAGCAATACTTAAAACTGGCAGAAAAAGAACAGATTCAAAAATTTCAGTCGGAATATTATGATTATCTCGGAACAGCTCAAAGAAGGCTGGGGAAGACCATTCAGGCTTTTAAATCCTACGATTCTGCCTTAAAAGCAAATCCTATGTCAGTTTCCGTTTATGTAAACCTGTCGTCGCTTTACAGCCAGAAAGGGAATAAAGCAAAAGCATTGGAATATGTAGAAAAAGGATTGAAAGTGAATCCAGAAACGCCGGATTTATATCTTACTCGTTCCAAAATCTATGACAGCCAGGGAAAAAAGGATCTAGCCATCAAAGATCTTAATCAGATTCTGGCTTTTGCACCCGATAATATTTTTGCCAAAACAGGATTAGCCAATCTGAAAAAGAATAATGGTGATCTGGACGGAGCTTTAAAAGATTACAATACACTTATTTCTGAAAAACCAGAATCATTGCTTTACAACGGCCGTGCTGATGTGTATTTTAAAATGAAGAAATATAAAGAAGCACTTACCGATGCCAATAAAGCTATTTCCATAGATCCGAAATTTGCACAATCTTATGTGAGCAAAGCCATGATTCTACTAGATACTTCCAAACTTAAAGAAGCCTGCACAAATCTGGATAAAGCGGTTGCTTTGGGCTATGAAAAAGCATTACTGACAGATTCCTATGCTAAATGCGGCAAAAAATAA
- a CDS encoding phosphatase PAP2 family protein, with product MEEIIQEDKKVFLYLNNLGDSSFDQFWMLISSTWIWVPLYIIFLYFLYKNYQLRTLVFILIFIGLGAVVSDQLANIFKYGVARLRPCHDPTLEHHMRIVKCGGQFGFYSAHASNTFFLATYLGILLKKKIKWFPYAIFAWALVVSYSRIYLGVHFPIDILVGAFVGTLLGVIFGALAKKVINKQTITS from the coding sequence ATGGAGGAGATCATTCAGGAAGATAAAAAGGTATTCCTTTACCTTAATAATTTGGGCGACTCATCTTTCGACCAGTTTTGGATGCTGATTTCCAGTACCTGGATCTGGGTACCTCTTTATATTATTTTTCTTTATTTTTTATACAAAAATTATCAACTAAGAACTTTAGTTTTTATTCTTATATTTATTGGGCTTGGAGCTGTAGTTTCTGATCAGCTTGCCAATATTTTCAAATATGGGGTAGCGAGGTTAAGACCATGCCATGACCCTACTTTGGAACATCATATGAGAATTGTGAAATGTGGCGGACAGTTTGGGTTTTATTCTGCTCATGCTTCCAATACCTTCTTTTTGGCAACTTATTTAGGTATTTTACTGAAAAAGAAGATTAAATGGTTTCCTTATGCTATATTTGCATGGGCTCTGGTTGTTTCTTACAGCCGAATCTATTTAGGAGTGCATTTCCCAATTGATATTTTGGTGGGGGCGTTTGTTGGAACTTTATTGGGAGTGATATTTGGTGCGCTCGCCAAAAAAGTGATCAATAAACAAACTATAACCTCATGA
- a CDS encoding twin-arginine translocase TatA/TatE family subunit — translation MELSIGEMALIAIAIVVLFGPDKLPQIARDLGAGVRKMRGAVEDIKTEIMKETDNPVSEIKREIEKVKDAAKDFNPMKDIEKDILTEPGTLASNEPPKPKPADDETYEGPVSR, via the coding sequence ATGGAATTAAGCATTGGAGAAATGGCACTCATTGCCATTGCAATCGTTGTATTATTCGGACCGGATAAACTGCCTCAGATTGCGCGTGACTTAGGTGCAGGCGTTAGAAAAATGCGTGGAGCAGTAGAAGATATCAAAACTGAAATCATGAAGGAGACAGATAATCCTGTTTCTGAAATAAAGCGTGAGATTGAAAAGGTAAAAGATGCTGCCAAAGATTTCAACCCGATGAAGGATATTGAAAAAGATATTCTTACAGAACCTGGTACTCTTGCTTCTAATGAACCTCCAAAGCCGAAGCCGGCTGATGATGAGACTTATGAAGGACCTGTAAGCAGATAA
- a CDS encoding arylamine N-acetyltransferase family protein produces MNTFNLEKYFERIHFSGTPEMSMEVLKTIHRLHPKHIPFENIDPYTGTVPSLDLDDVFKKLVTELRGGYCYEQNLLLREVLSRLGFHVELQLGRVVWKREENSSAAKSHLMLIVDVEGQKYLVDCGFGTTTLTAPLLLNNQEPQQTPNGLFKISQKEGVYFLWIWKEKWLPIYRFTLEVVEHVDLEISNWYLSTYPESNFKKNLVLSKVDEEARYTFSQNTLNIRYENGGKESVLITNNEELFDMLKNTFGLKENAVEILKSKPGN; encoded by the coding sequence ATGAATACATTTAACCTGGAAAAGTATTTCGAACGAATTCATTTCTCCGGAACTCCGGAAATGAGCATGGAGGTATTGAAAACAATACATCGGCTTCATCCCAAACACATTCCTTTTGAGAATATCGACCCTTATACAGGAACAGTACCTTCTCTGGATCTGGATGATGTTTTTAAAAAACTGGTTACAGAATTGAGAGGCGGGTATTGCTATGAACAGAATTTACTTTTAAGGGAAGTACTTTCCAGATTGGGATTTCATGTTGAATTACAATTGGGGAGGGTAGTGTGGAAAAGAGAAGAAAACAGCAGTGCTGCTAAAAGTCACTTGATGCTGATTGTCGATGTAGAAGGACAAAAATATCTAGTAGATTGCGGTTTTGGAACGACTACACTTACCGCACCTTTATTGTTGAATAACCAAGAACCGCAGCAAACACCCAACGGACTCTTTAAGATTTCACAAAAAGAAGGAGTATATTTTCTTTGGATCTGGAAAGAAAAATGGCTGCCAATTTATCGTTTTACATTAGAGGTGGTAGAACATGTAGACCTTGAAATTTCCAACTGGTATTTGTCTACATATCCAGAATCCAATTTTAAGAAAAATCTGGTGCTTTCTAAAGTAGATGAAGAAGCCCGGTATACTTTCAGTCAAAATACACTGAATATAAGATATGAAAATGGCGGAAAAGAATCTGTTTTGATTACTAATAATGAAGAGTTGTTTGACATGCTGAAGAATACTTTCGGACTGAAAGAAAATGCAGTAGAAATATTGAAATCAAAACCTGGAAACTGA
- a CDS encoding TCR/Tet family MFS transporter, which produces MENSKKKAAIGFIFITLLIDITGWGIIIPVVPKLIEELIHADISEAAKYGGWLGFAYAFTQFIFSPLVGNLSDKYGRRPIILISLFGFAVDYIFLALAPTIWWLFLGRIIAGITGASVTTASAYIADISTDEDRAKNFGLIGAAFGLGFIIGPVLGGVLGHYGARVPFYAAAGLCLLNFLYGYFILPESLDKDKRRAFDWKRANPIGSFKFLGKHPEISGLILSLILIYIAGHAVQSNWSFFTMYKFNWTERMVGISLGVVGLLVGLVQGGLIRWTTPRLGEQKSIYYGLAFYAVGMLLFAFASEGWMMFVFLVPYCLGGICGPALQSVITKSVPSNEQGELQGALTSLMSATSIIGPPMMTNLFYFFTHDEAPFKFSGAPFFLAFILMAVSVVITYSAFQKKNKNLADVTSEKDFRKQ; this is translated from the coding sequence AAAAAAGCGGCTATAGGCTTCATATTTATTACTTTACTGATAGATATTACGGGATGGGGAATCATCATTCCCGTTGTTCCCAAATTAATTGAGGAACTCATTCACGCAGATATTAGTGAGGCTGCAAAATATGGTGGCTGGCTTGGATTTGCCTATGCATTTACACAATTTATATTTTCTCCGCTTGTTGGAAACCTGAGTGATAAATATGGGCGCAGACCTATAATCCTGATCTCTCTTTTCGGATTTGCCGTGGATTATATTTTTCTTGCACTGGCTCCTACAATCTGGTGGCTGTTTCTGGGAAGAATTATTGCCGGGATAACGGGCGCAAGTGTCACCACTGCCAGTGCCTATATTGCAGATATTTCCACTGATGAAGACAGAGCCAAGAATTTTGGACTGATAGGAGCTGCTTTTGGGCTCGGATTTATTATAGGTCCGGTCCTGGGTGGGGTACTTGGCCATTATGGTGCCAGAGTTCCTTTCTATGCAGCTGCGGGCTTATGTCTGCTTAACTTCCTGTATGGATATTTCATTCTTCCTGAAAGTTTGGATAAAGATAAAAGAAGAGCGTTTGACTGGAAACGTGCTAACCCTATAGGTTCATTTAAATTTTTAGGTAAACACCCTGAAATTTCCGGACTTATCCTTTCCTTAATATTGATTTATATTGCAGGACATGCTGTACAGAGTAACTGGAGCTTCTTTACGATGTATAAGTTCAACTGGACAGAAAGAATGGTGGGGATTTCATTAGGGGTAGTAGGATTACTGGTTGGTCTTGTGCAAGGTGGGCTTATCAGATGGACTACCCCAAGGCTTGGTGAGCAGAAAAGTATTTATTATGGGTTGGCTTTCTATGCAGTAGGAATGTTGCTGTTTGCTTTTGCCTCTGAAGGATGGATGATGTTTGTGTTTTTGGTTCCCTATTGTTTAGGTGGAATCTGCGGCCCGGCTTTACAGTCTGTCATCACGAAAAGTGTGCCTTCCAATGAGCAGGGTGAACTTCAGGGAGCATTAACGAGTTTAATGAGTGCAACATCTATTATTGGACCTCCAATGATGACGAATTTATTTTACTTTTTCACACATGATGAAGCGCCATTTAAGTTTTCCGGTGCACCTTTCTTTTTAGCATTTATTTTAATGGCTGTCAGTGTAGTGATTACCTATTCTGCTTTTCAGAAAAAAAATAAAAATTTAGCTGATGTAACTTCAGAAAAAGATTTTCGGAAACAATAG